From a single Pongo pygmaeus isolate AG05252 chromosome 12, NHGRI_mPonPyg2-v2.0_pri, whole genome shotgun sequence genomic region:
- the NEURL3 gene encoding E3 ubiquitin-protein ligase NEURL3 isoform X2, with amino-acid sequence MAARGALWVFPYISLTAVRFIHVVADAKAPREALRFHAEAKGAQVRLDTRGCIAHRRATFHDGIVFSQRPVRPGERVALRVLREESGWCGGLRVGFTRLDPACVSVPSLPPFVCPDLEEQSPTWAAVLPEGCALTGDVVRFWVDRRGRLFAKVNAGCRLLLREGVPVGTPLWAVMDVYGTTKAIELLDPTASRLPTAMPWDLSDKAVPEPKATPGEECAICFYHAANTCLVPCGHTYFCRYCAWRVFSDTAKCPVCRWQIEAVAPAQGPPALRVEEGS; translated from the exons ACGCCAAGGCGCCCCGAGAGGCACTTCGCTTCCATGCCGAGGCCAAGGGCGCACAGGTGCGTCTGGACACGCGTGGCTGCATCGCGCACAGGCGCGCCACGTTCCACGACGGCATCGTGTTCAGCCAGCGGCCGGTGCGCCCGGGCGAGCGTGTGGCGCTGCGAGTGCTGCGGGAGGAGAGCGGCTGGTGCGGCGGCCTCCGCGTGGGCTTCACGCGCCTGGACCCCGCGTGCGTGTCCGTGCCCAGCCTGCCGCCCTTCGTGTGCCCCGACCTGGAGGAGCAGAGCCCGACGTGGGCGGCCGTGCTGCCTGAGGGCTGCGCGCTCACAGGGGACGTGGTCCGCTTCTGGGTGGACCGCCGCGGCCGCCTCTTCGCCAAGGTCAACGCTGGCTGCCGGCTCCTGCTGCGTGAGGGCGTGCCCGTCGGCACCCCGCTCTGGGCCGTGATGGACGTGTACGGGACCACTAAGGCCATCGAGCTGCTGG atCCCACAGCCAGCCGGCTCCCAACAGCCATGCCATGGGACCTCAGTGACAAGGCTGTGCCTGAGCCCAAAG CCACACCAGGAGAGGAGTGTGCCATCTGCTTCTATCACGCTGCCAACACCTGCCTTGTGCCCTGCGGCCACACATACTTCTGCAGATACTGTGCCTGGCGGGTCTTCAGCGACACGGCCAAGTGCCCTGTGTGCCGCTGGCAGATAGAGGCGGTAGCCCCTGCGCAGGGCCCTCCTGCTCTCAGGGTTGAGGAAGGCTCATGA
- the NEURL3 gene encoding E3 ubiquitin-protein ligase NEURL3 isoform X3 — MGAQLCFEANAKAPREALRFHAEAKGAQVRLDTRGCIAHRRATFHDGIVFSQRPVRPGERVALRVLREESGWCGGLRVGFTRLDPACVSVPSLPPFVCPDLEEQSPTWAAVLPEGCALTGDVVRFWVDRRGRLFAKVNAGCRLLLREGVPVGTPLWAVMDVYGTTKAIELLDPTASRLPTAMPWDLSDKAVPEPKATPGEECAICFYHAANTCLVPCGHTYFCRYCAWRVFSDTAKCPVCRWQIEAVAPAQGPPALRVEEGS, encoded by the exons ACGCCAAGGCGCCCCGAGAGGCACTTCGCTTCCATGCCGAGGCCAAGGGCGCACAGGTGCGTCTGGACACGCGTGGCTGCATCGCGCACAGGCGCGCCACGTTCCACGACGGCATCGTGTTCAGCCAGCGGCCGGTGCGCCCGGGCGAGCGTGTGGCGCTGCGAGTGCTGCGGGAGGAGAGCGGCTGGTGCGGCGGCCTCCGCGTGGGCTTCACGCGCCTGGACCCCGCGTGCGTGTCCGTGCCCAGCCTGCCGCCCTTCGTGTGCCCCGACCTGGAGGAGCAGAGCCCGACGTGGGCGGCCGTGCTGCCTGAGGGCTGCGCGCTCACAGGGGACGTGGTCCGCTTCTGGGTGGACCGCCGCGGCCGCCTCTTCGCCAAGGTCAACGCTGGCTGCCGGCTCCTGCTGCGTGAGGGCGTGCCCGTCGGCACCCCGCTCTGGGCCGTGATGGACGTGTACGGGACCACTAAGGCCATCGAGCTGCTGG atCCCACAGCCAGCCGGCTCCCAACAGCCATGCCATGGGACCTCAGTGACAAGGCTGTGCCTGAGCCCAAAG CCACACCAGGAGAGGAGTGTGCCATCTGCTTCTATCACGCTGCCAACACCTGCCTTGTGCCCTGCGGCCACACATACTTCTGCAGATACTGTGCCTGGCGGGTCTTCAGCGACACGGCCAAGTGCCCTGTGTGCCGCTGGCAGATAGAGGCGGTAGCCCCTGCGCAGGGCCCTCCTGCTCTCAGGGTTGAGGAAGGCTCATGA
- the NEURL3 gene encoding E3 ubiquitin-protein ligase NEURL3 isoform X1 translates to MRPRVQDQPGQHSKNSSLKTKQNKRKQTKKNVYNKDAKAPREALRFHAEAKGAQVRLDTRGCIAHRRATFHDGIVFSQRPVRPGERVALRVLREESGWCGGLRVGFTRLDPACVSVPSLPPFVCPDLEEQSPTWAAVLPEGCALTGDVVRFWVDRRGRLFAKVNAGCRLLLREGVPVGTPLWAVMDVYGTTKAIELLDPTASRLPTAMPWDLSDKAVPEPKATPGEECAICFYHAANTCLVPCGHTYFCRYCAWRVFSDTAKCPVCRWQIEAVAPAQGPPALRVEEGS, encoded by the exons atgaggccaagagttcaagaccagcctgggcaacacagcaagaactcatctctgaaaacaaaacaaaacaaaagaaaacaaacaaaaaaaaacgtgTATAACAAAG ACGCCAAGGCGCCCCGAGAGGCACTTCGCTTCCATGCCGAGGCCAAGGGCGCACAGGTGCGTCTGGACACGCGTGGCTGCATCGCGCACAGGCGCGCCACGTTCCACGACGGCATCGTGTTCAGCCAGCGGCCGGTGCGCCCGGGCGAGCGTGTGGCGCTGCGAGTGCTGCGGGAGGAGAGCGGCTGGTGCGGCGGCCTCCGCGTGGGCTTCACGCGCCTGGACCCCGCGTGCGTGTCCGTGCCCAGCCTGCCGCCCTTCGTGTGCCCCGACCTGGAGGAGCAGAGCCCGACGTGGGCGGCCGTGCTGCCTGAGGGCTGCGCGCTCACAGGGGACGTGGTCCGCTTCTGGGTGGACCGCCGCGGCCGCCTCTTCGCCAAGGTCAACGCTGGCTGCCGGCTCCTGCTGCGTGAGGGCGTGCCCGTCGGCACCCCGCTCTGGGCCGTGATGGACGTGTACGGGACCACTAAGGCCATCGAGCTGCTGG atCCCACAGCCAGCCGGCTCCCAACAGCCATGCCATGGGACCTCAGTGACAAGGCTGTGCCTGAGCCCAAAG CCACACCAGGAGAGGAGTGTGCCATCTGCTTCTATCACGCTGCCAACACCTGCCTTGTGCCCTGCGGCCACACATACTTCTGCAGATACTGTGCCTGGCGGGTCTTCAGCGACACGGCCAAGTGCCCTGTGTGCCGCTGGCAGATAGAGGCGGTAGCCCCTGCGCAGGGCCCTCCTGCTCTCAGGGTTGAGGAAGGCTCATGA